A window from Toxoplasma gondii ME49 chromosome IX, whole genome shotgun sequence encodes these proteins:
- a CDS encoding hypothetical protein (encoded by transcript TGME49_291650) has translation MRVQRPTNYVVHSQRTLPQWKWNAYAEAPPAPLLASGVVADEDMSVPALVRTYQAQITALTHAHEEIMRDKVRLERLVEPYVCPKTRELVAEPSEDILLLKKGFDIRLQQFNEDCRKASKLEWIIQRKLMHIEEKEDKWVATHPCQVEATCRALKKVKDQGRLIKILQHELDECLYFNDLYAEQLRKMRNECSAGVHAGRPQPTFYTVRTLHQDFETSFKHASDWVKAIRVNPLNNVIPRLREPPPPEGPFEPGFEPPRDAPLQKPVEQHVHGAPAAKPGIADGEGTMLSQLFKALGGITEAAADIKKTVADEMGKDRTRRRSREPSREPAADLLEQVLDRHGTRDVERESMTSPRGARRSPRPGTVSPRHEMRPTLARDATIRSMDDVLRKPQRTISSPRLGLRLGTRTLRSPRSIVDEQPAPSLSRAMSSAFLGG, from the coding sequence ATGCGGGTGCAACGACCCACGAATTACGTCGTTCACTCGCAAAGGACTCTACCGCAATGGAAGTGGAACGCTTATGCAGAGGCGCCTCCGGCACCTTTGCTCGCGAGTGGCGTCGTTGCCGACGAGGACATGAGCGTACCAGCGCTGGTTCGGACTTACCAAGCACAGATCACAGCTCTCACTCACGCACATGAAGAGATCATGCGTGACAAAGTGCGCCTGGAAAGACTGGTGGAGCCATACGTGTGTCCCAAAACTCGAGAGCTGGTGGCGGAACCTAGCGAGGACATTCTGCTGCTCAAGAAAGGATTTGACATACGCCTGCAGCAGTTTAACGAGGACTGCAGAAAAGCATCCAAGCTAGAATGGATTATCCAGCGCAAGTTGATGCACAtagaggaaaaggaggacaAGTGGGTAGCGACTCATCCGTGCCAAGTGGAAGCTACCTGCCGAGCACTGAAGAAAGTAAAAGACCAAGGCCGTCTTATCAAAATTCTTCAACATGAGCTCGACGAATGTCTCTACTTCAATGACTTATACGCTGAACAGCTTCGAAAGATGAGGAACGAGTGTAGCGCCGGAGTTCATGCGGGCAGGCCACAGCCTACTTTCTACACCGTTCGGACGCTTCATCAGGACTTTGAGACGTCTTTCAAGCACGCCTCCGATTGGGTTAAAGCCATTCGTGTGAATCCCCTCAATAATGTGATACCTCGGCTGCGCGAACCTCCGCCTCCAGAGGGCCCCTTCGAGCCAGGTTTCGAACCTCCGAGAGATGCGCCGCTGCAAAAACCTGTCGAGCAGCACGTGCACGGTGCACCGGCGGCGAAGCCGGGGATAGCTGATGGCGAAGGCACGATGCTGTCCCAGTTGTTCAAAGCACTAGGCGGCATCACAGAAGCGGCAGCAGATATCAAGAAGACTGTTGCAGACGAAATGGGCAAGGATCGAACTCGGCGGCGCTCTCGGGAGCCGAGCAGGGAACCGGCTGCAGACTTGCTCGAGCAAGTGTTAGACAGGCATGGAACACGTGACGTTGAGCGGGAGTCAATGACTTCTCCCCGTGGCGCGCGAAGATCTCCACGACCGGGGACCGTGTCGCCTCGACACGAAATGCGGCCGACGTTAGCGAGAGACGCCACGATCCGGTCAATGGATGACGTACTTAGAAAACCACAAAGGACGATCTCTAGCCCACGGCTCGGTTTACGCTTGGGAACTAGGACTCTCCGATCACCCAGGAGCATTGTGGACGAGCAGCCTGCCCCTTCCCTGAGTCGTGCCATGTCTAGTGCTTTTCTGGGAGGGTGA